In Paenibacillus sp. BIC5C1, a genomic segment contains:
- a CDS encoding sensor histidine kinase: MISQLSYRYVQKEIRTNDIFYTNQILDKVDQYFTVNFSSFQTILFSVETSVKANIDNTEVIKKQLRELYELNSNYVSNIYLIKSDLSILGGSTATRIFDEPLSEREPLFDAADKNRRTTFVSEPYKSKYSGWTVTMVRYLNGAPFPMAIAVDLDLNAIEETLFKINKQEQMNLALITASGKIIAGFSENKGLLNIQDHTFSIGETSAEQILDTTETSLQLHTMEGVPVSLLKKPTEKFNWTIISINDESRLKAALSRLETYYIELLAAGLLLSLLISFLVAKYIRKPLYTLKTKMKQVEQGLLTTTITINRNDEFGDLSRAFDRMLQQIVELIRGAELHNELERKLEIQVLQSQINPHFLYNTLGSISNVIRLGQIEKVDVVIGSLISLLEYGIDDASEKVSLRQELRNVADYIEIQNIRYNRNFHLIENIEAGLMDFPVFRMLLQPLVENSIFHGYNGGGIEGPITIHAYREGGIVIIEVVDQGEGIPADKIKHILISEPSEMEVKRKRIGLNNIHGRIRLHYGDQFGLQIISIPKEITRVRAIFPEELQKGDA, from the coding sequence TTGATAAGCCAATTGTCTTATCGCTATGTCCAAAAGGAAATAAGAACCAATGACATTTTTTACACCAACCAAATTCTTGACAAGGTAGACCAGTATTTCACTGTTAATTTTTCCTCCTTCCAGACGATTCTCTTCTCAGTCGAAACATCAGTGAAAGCCAATATTGACAATACGGAAGTGATTAAAAAGCAATTAAGAGAACTGTATGAACTCAATAGTAATTACGTCAGTAATATTTATTTGATCAAAAGCGATTTATCCATTTTAGGTGGAAGTACAGCTACTCGAATCTTCGATGAACCTTTATCTGAACGAGAACCTTTGTTTGATGCGGCTGACAAGAACAGAAGGACTACCTTTGTTAGTGAACCTTACAAATCAAAGTATTCCGGCTGGACCGTTACGATGGTTCGATATCTTAATGGTGCTCCGTTTCCTATGGCCATTGCGGTTGACTTGGATCTAAATGCCATTGAAGAAACCTTGTTCAAGATTAATAAACAAGAACAAATGAATCTGGCTCTGATCACAGCGTCAGGTAAAATCATTGCCGGTTTTTCTGAAAATAAAGGACTACTGAATATTCAGGATCATACGTTTTCGATCGGGGAAACGTCAGCTGAACAAATCCTGGATACGACAGAAACAAGTCTTCAACTGCATACCATGGAGGGTGTTCCGGTCTCCCTTCTAAAAAAACCGACGGAGAAATTTAACTGGACCATAATCTCAATTAACGATGAATCACGCTTGAAAGCAGCTTTGTCCAGATTGGAAACCTATTATATTGAGCTGCTAGCTGCAGGTCTTCTCTTAAGTTTGCTCATTTCTTTTTTGGTTGCCAAATATATAAGGAAACCACTCTATACACTCAAAACAAAAATGAAGCAAGTGGAGCAAGGCTTACTCACAACGACAATAACGATTAATCGAAACGATGAGTTTGGAGATCTTTCACGAGCATTTGATCGTATGCTGCAACAAATTGTGGAACTGATTCGGGGAGCGGAGCTTCATAATGAACTCGAACGGAAGTTGGAAATCCAGGTGCTGCAGTCTCAAATTAACCCTCATTTTCTGTATAACACACTTGGTTCGATCAGCAACGTTATACGTCTCGGGCAAATAGAGAAAGTAGATGTGGTGATTGGATCGCTCATTTCATTATTGGAATACGGGATAGACGATGCTTCAGAGAAGGTTTCCTTACGTCAGGAACTACGCAATGTAGCGGACTATATCGAGATCCAGAACATTCGGTATAACCGAAACTTCCACTTGATAGAAAATATCGAAGCAGGGTTAATGGATTTCCCAGTTTTTCGAATGCTGCTGCAGCCTCTTGTGGAGAATAGCATCTTCCATGGTTATAACGGAGGGGGAATTGAGGGGCCTATTACGATTCATGCGTACAGGGAGGGTGGTATCGTCATCATAGAAGTTGTTGATCAAGGCGAGGGAATTCCTGCTGATAAAATAAAGCATATTTTAATCTCAGAACCGAGTGAAATGGAAGTGAAGAGGAAAAGAATCGGGCTAAATAATATTCATGGCCGAATAAGACTTCACTACGGAGATCAATTTGGACTGCAAATCATTAGCATACCTAAGGAAATAACCCGTGTACGCGCTATATTCCCGGAAGAATTGCAAAAAGGAGATGCATAA
- a CDS encoding extracellular solute-binding protein, translating to MQRKKISFAILSAILGLGTLLSGCGGNEEVTSTTSSNSQGQSGQFATKMKISMFNQGTFNAAAPVPPRDEDVQRQMLEKEMNIDLDMMIPQAGQATTKLNTLIAGGDIPDLIFLKSRADLAQYYDQGVLADLTPYLDQFPELQKRFGNDSWEAMSYQGKTIGVPGYDNVNGISRSFFIRNDWLKKLNMEVPTTPDELFEVMKAFTEKDPDGNGKNDTYGFIGGMNKEGNLQTYGFDSLMWMFGVNPPSAIEIKDNEPIFLFIDPKMKEALAYINKMMAAKVVDPDWVTMNSPDLLDQKMFKGKVGFMIRDARRLEPDYQQKMKEISGEVPEWIVIPPMKGPYGDQIVERKSFQGNSWAISAKADKDKIIRILSMLNYLFTDEEAYPNFAYGIKGIHWDVVDGKIKNKTSELSKEMKEKYLWVDHYRMPRRGDDAEYFSFQNPKTAEAFKDNQQYVGPTLPGNLLTPDPSDTLDADRTRFINESLVKFMTGKEPLSNWDNFLQTLDTKFDMQKYKETAINQFKEAGLIK from the coding sequence ATGCAGCGTAAGAAGATTTCATTTGCTATTCTGTCGGCAATCTTAGGATTGGGAACGCTATTATCAGGATGTGGGGGAAATGAAGAAGTTACATCAACAACTTCGAGTAATTCACAAGGGCAGTCTGGCCAGTTTGCAACCAAAATGAAAATCTCAATGTTTAACCAAGGCACTTTCAACGCTGCTGCTCCGGTACCACCACGTGATGAAGATGTTCAACGTCAAATGTTGGAAAAAGAGATGAACATCGACTTGGATATGATGATTCCTCAAGCTGGGCAAGCAACAACCAAACTGAATACGCTCATTGCAGGCGGAGATATTCCAGATTTGATCTTCTTGAAAAGTCGGGCTGATCTCGCACAATATTACGACCAAGGTGTGCTTGCGGATTTGACACCGTATCTGGATCAATTCCCTGAATTACAGAAACGGTTTGGCAACGACTCATGGGAGGCAATGTCCTATCAAGGAAAAACGATCGGAGTTCCAGGCTATGATAATGTTAACGGTATCAGCCGAAGTTTCTTCATCCGTAATGATTGGCTGAAAAAGCTGAATATGGAAGTGCCAACGACACCGGATGAGCTGTTCGAAGTTATGAAAGCCTTTACAGAGAAAGACCCGGACGGTAATGGCAAAAACGATACGTACGGATTCATCGGCGGTATGAACAAAGAAGGTAATCTGCAAACCTACGGCTTCGATAGTTTGATGTGGATGTTTGGCGTCAATCCTCCTTCGGCCATCGAAATAAAAGATAATGAACCGATATTCCTGTTTATCGATCCCAAAATGAAAGAGGCGCTTGCTTACATTAACAAAATGATGGCAGCCAAAGTGGTAGACCCAGACTGGGTGACGATGAATTCGCCTGATCTGTTGGACCAAAAGATGTTTAAGGGTAAAGTTGGTTTCATGATCAGAGATGCCCGTAGGCTTGAGCCGGATTATCAACAGAAAATGAAAGAAATTAGTGGCGAGGTGCCGGAATGGATCGTCATTCCTCCGATGAAAGGTCCTTATGGTGATCAAATTGTAGAGAGAAAATCATTCCAAGGCAATTCATGGGCCATTTCCGCGAAAGCGGATAAGGACAAAATCATTCGGATCTTGTCCATGCTGAATTATCTCTTTACAGACGAAGAAGCTTATCCAAACTTTGCATACGGGATTAAAGGGATTCATTGGGATGTAGTGGACGGCAAAATCAAAAATAAAACCTCCGAGTTATCGAAGGAAATGAAAGAGAAGTACCTGTGGGTCGATCATTATAGAATGCCGCGCCGTGGTGATGATGCGGAGTACTTCAGCTTCCAGAATCCGAAGACGGCGGAAGCTTTCAAGGACAATCAGCAATATGTGGGGCCAACGCTGCCCGGAAATTTATTGACCCCAGACCCCAGCGATACCTTGGATGCTGACCGCACACGTTTCATTAATGAAAGTTTAGTTAAATTTATGACAGGCAAAGAACCTCTTTCAAACTGGGATAATTTCCTCCAAACGTTGGATACCAAGTTTGACATGCAGAAATATAAGGAAACAGCAATCAATCAATTTAAAGAAGCCGGCCTTATCAAGTAA
- a CDS encoding carbohydrate ABC transporter permease: MINLTIGEKVWQSVVYVILIFLSLLCLLPFLYVIAVSVTPESEVLRRGIVIIPESFTFLAYKEVFISHGIWQAYKITLFRTIVGTMLNVLFTVLAAYPLSKKYLPGRSPFLLFIVFTMMFSGGLIPTYLLIRSLGLLNSPWVLIIPNLISAFNLVIIKGFFEQLPGEIEESARVDGASELQSLWRIILPLSLPVISTISLFYAVGHWNSYFDAIVYINDSNFMPLQVVLRNILLNVATQSAESLANSGAVSTFAVQMATVVVTTVPILIVYPFLQKHFTKGVLLGSVKG; this comes from the coding sequence ATGATCAATTTGACAATCGGGGAAAAAGTCTGGCAATCCGTCGTTTATGTTATTCTTATTTTTTTATCACTACTCTGCTTACTACCCTTTCTATATGTGATTGCTGTCTCAGTAACGCCAGAATCGGAAGTGTTAAGAAGAGGGATTGTGATTATACCAGAATCTTTTACCTTCCTGGCCTATAAAGAAGTATTCATCTCTCATGGGATCTGGCAGGCATATAAAATTACGTTGTTTCGAACGATTGTAGGCACGATGCTTAATGTGTTATTTACGGTCTTAGCAGCTTATCCGTTATCCAAAAAATATTTGCCGGGACGCAGTCCGTTTTTACTATTCATTGTGTTTACCATGATGTTTAGTGGGGGGTTAATTCCGACTTATCTACTAATTCGCTCTCTGGGGTTGCTAAATAGTCCGTGGGTATTGATCATTCCAAATCTCATTAGTGCATTTAACCTGGTGATTATTAAAGGCTTTTTCGAGCAATTGCCTGGTGAAATCGAGGAATCAGCGAGGGTTGACGGTGCAAGTGAACTTCAATCGTTATGGCGGATCATTTTACCACTGTCTTTGCCCGTCATTTCCACCATTTCTTTATTTTACGCAGTGGGGCATTGGAACAGTTATTTCGATGCTATTGTTTATATCAATGATTCCAACTTCATGCCGCTTCAAGTAGTCTTGCGCAACATCCTGCTTAACGTCGCAACACAAAGCGCTGAATCGCTCGCCAATTCCGGAGCTGTAAGTACGTTCGCTGTGCAGATGGCTACCGTTGTTGTGACTACGGTTCCGATTTTGATCGTTTACCCCTTTTTACAAAAGCATTTTACCAAAGGTGTACTCTTGGGATCCGTTAAAGGTTAA